The Palaemon carinicauda isolate YSFRI2023 chromosome 37, ASM3689809v2, whole genome shotgun sequence genome contains a region encoding:
- the LOC137629837 gene encoding pro-resilin-like, producing the protein MPGLPRHQFFLDVSSIMEGKVLILAAIVALAVAEPPRSYGPPPSQSYGPPNASNGRFPPAHYDFEYEVKDRPSGNDFGHQESRRGDNTDGSYFVLLPDGRLQKVTYEVNGDSGFLAEVTFEGEARYPRPQTSTHNGYPTPKSSSYA; encoded by the exons ATGCCAGGCCTTCCTCGCCATCAGTTCTTCTTGGACGTCTCTAGCATCATGGAAGGGAAG GTCTTAATCTTGGCCGCCATTGTAGCACTTGCTGTTGCAGAGCCTCCCAGATCCTATGGCCCTCCACCCTCCCAGTCCTACGGACCACCCAATGCATCAAACGGACGTTTT CCTCCAGCTCATTATGACTTCGAGTATGAGGTAAAGGACCGTCCTTCAGGCAATGATTTCGGCCACCAGGAATCGCGAAGGGGTGACAACACTGATGGATCTTATTTCGTGCTTCTTCCTGATGGTCGCCTTCAGAAGGTCACTTATGAGGTCAACGGAGATTCAGGTTTCTTGGCCGAGGTCACTTTTGAAGGAGAAGCTCGCTACCCAAGGCCACAGACCTCCACTCACAATGGATACCCAACGCCCAAGTCCTCCTCTTATGCCTAA